A genomic segment from Amphiura filiformis chromosome 10, Afil_fr2py, whole genome shotgun sequence encodes:
- the LOC140161811 gene encoding craniofacial development protein 2-like, whose protein sequence is MTGQREPGTPSQTVGPDMSRLPTFKPLVVSTYNVRKLHQQGNTHQLFTDCSDAGVDIVDVQEHRLITSSLTDELWSDDKNWVLIYSSATDQRQGGVGLLMSRHIHRCLQSVQTIKQRILTASFNGNPQLTVTIIYAPTESATSGEKDSFYNLLEDHLEKVKRHNIHLVIGDFNARIGQDSHVSHPAVVGPHCFYDTTNDNGERLVNLCQEFKLRPSQSRFPQPKSRIWTWMHPTGSKHQLDHILVNSKFQVLQCDDNNQSPISERYEIIEKAVQEVAEKVVGKCSPCGMPSWVTDKTLKLRSERDAAKKTYLLVRNRHAREVLNTQSYRADELASIHRQMEDLQVANENGNYNTTCKIIHDISGKKNRSNPKVKKRNGTIPSSDKELLAEWKDYFCALLNNDNGPPTSDLLPPANQDLPICADPPTLEETRKAIQAMKTNKAAGLDCAITAEALQGGGETMVKGTNNIP, encoded by the exons ATGACGGGCCAGCGGGAACCTGGCACACCATCACAGACTGTTGGTCCCGATATGTCTCGTCTACCTACCTTCAAACCACTTGTAGTATCCACCTACAATGTGCGTAAACTACACCAACAAGGAAATACCCATCAACTATTTACGGATTGTAGCGATGCAGGCGTCGACATTGTCGATGTGCAAGAACACCGTCTTATTACATCATCCCTCACTGACGAATTATGGTCAGACGACAAGAACTGGGTACTTATTTACAGTTCTGCCACAGACCAGAGGCAGGGAGGTGTTGGACTTCTGATGTCAAGGCACATCCATAGGTGTCTTCAGAGCGTGCAGACCATCAAACAAAGAATACTGACAGCTTCTTTTAACGGGAATCCACAGCTTACGGTTACAATTATTTATGCCCCAACTGAATCAGCAACCTCAGGAGAAAAGGACAGTTTCTATAATCTACTAGAAGACCATCTTGAAAAGGTGAAGAGGCACAACATCCACCTCGTCATTGGTGATTTCAATGCCAGAATTGGCCAAGATAGCCATGTATCTCATCCAGCTGTGGTTGGTCCTCATTGTTTTTATGatacaacaaatgacaatggagaGAGACTAGTGAATTTATGCCAGGAATTCAAGCTCCGTCCTTCACAATCAAGATTTCCCCAACCCAAAAGTCGTATCTGGACATGGATGCACCCAACGGGCTCAAAACACCAACTGGACCACATCCTTGTCAACAGCAA attccaggtcctcCAGTGTGATGACAACAACCAGTCACCAATTTCCGAGAGGTATGAAATAATTGAGAAAGCAGTACAAGAAGTCGCAGAAAAGGTTGTTGGAAAATGTAGCCCTTGTGGAATGCCAAGTTGGGTGACAGACAAGACCCTCAAGTTGAGATCAGAAAGAGATGCAGCCAAGAAGACATATCTACTTGTTAGAAATCGCCACGCCAGAGAAGTGCTCAACACCCAGTCATATAGGGCTGATGAACTTGCCTCTATACAcaggcagatggaagacctgcaaGTAGCAAATGAAAATGGCAATTACAACACCACATGCAAAATAATCCATGACATCTCTGGGAAGAAGAACAGATCAAACCCCAAAGTGAAGAAGAGAAATGGGACAATCCCCTCAAGTGACAAAGAACTACTTGCTGAGTGGAAGGACTACTTCTGTGCCTTGCTGAACAATGACAATGgaccaccaacatctgatctCCTACCACCCGCCAACCAGGACTTGCCTATTTGTGCTGATCCCCCTACCTTGGAAGAGACAAGAAAGGCCATTcaagcaatgaaaacaaacaaagctgctgGTCTGGACTGTGCGATTACCGCCGAGGCACTCCAGGGTGGTGGTGAAACTATG GTCAAGGGTACCAACAATATTCCATAG